A region from the Malus domestica chromosome 07, GDT2T_hap1 genome encodes:
- the LOC103411181 gene encoding uncharacterized protein isoform X2: METPREIDQVGIQDDGEPDKAEPPLFTVGDDALPNASENQTDPGTKVAVECLSLISVDQLLDSVSEAAHTVAGFGDNTSSWKIISLSCYKHALHGNGWPV, encoded by the exons ATGGAAACACCCAGAGAAATCGACCAAGTTGGCATACAAGATGATGGAGAACCTGATAAG GCGGAGCCCCCATTATTCACAGTTGGGGATGATGCCTTACCCAATGCATCTGAAAATCAAACCGACCCTGGCACAAAAGTTGCAGTGGAATGTTTAAGCCTAATAAGCGTTGATCAGCTTTTAGATTCGGTTAGTGAGGCCGCTCACACTGTTGCTG GTTTTGGAGACAACACATCAAGTTGGAAGATTATCAGTCTCAGCTGCTACAAACATGCCTTACATGGAAATGGCTGGCCAGTGTGA
- the LOC103411181 gene encoding uncharacterized protein isoform X1 — METPREIDQVGIQDDGEPDKAEPPLFTVGDDALPNASENQTDPGTKVAVECLSLISVDQLLDSVLETTHQVGRLSVSAATNMPYMEMAGQCEAIQMGKQQKLSTFIVERWWAVGVCSTSLELNQEIYQSHMNKGGVLVF; from the exons ATGGAAACACCCAGAGAAATCGACCAAGTTGGCATACAAGATGATGGAGAACCTGATAAG GCGGAGCCCCCATTATTCACAGTTGGGGATGATGCCTTACCCAATGCATCTGAAAATCAAACCGACCCTGGCACAAAAGTTGCAGTGGAATGTTTAAGCCTAATAAGCGTTGATCAGCTTTTAGATTCG GTTTTGGAGACAACACATCAAGTTGGAAGATTATCAGTCTCAGCTGCTACAAACATGCCTTACATGGAAATGGCTGGCCAGTGTGAGGCCATTCAAATGGGGAAGCAGCAAAAGTTGTCAACGTTTATAGTTGAGAGGTGGTGGGCGGTTGGTGTGTGCTCTACTAGTTTAGAATTAAATCAAGAAATATACCAATCCCATATGAACAAAGGAGGAGTCCTTGTCTTTTAA